GCAATTTTTACTTTATGGAAATGAATACACGTATTCAGGTTGAGCATCCGGTAACAGAATGGGTGACCGGTGTTGATCTTGTAAAGCTTCAAATTCTTGTAGCTATGGGTGAAAAATTAAATCTAAAGCAGGAAGAAATAAAACTTACAGGGCATTCAATAGAGGTAAGGGTTAACGCTGAGGATCCGGAGCGTGGCTTTACACCTTCACCTGGGAAAATCAATCTCCTTCACCTTCCAGGTGGGCCGGGAGTCAGAGTAGATACCCACATCTACCAGGGATATTATATTCCCCCGTATTATGATTCGTTGATCATGAAATTAATTGTTCATGATAGAGATAGGATTTCTGCTATTTCAAGGATGAAAAGGACTTTAGAAGAGACAGTTATCGATGGAGTTAAGACAACGATTCCTTTTTTCCTTAAATTACTGGAAAATGAAGATTTTGTTCAGGGAAACATAGATACACATTTTCTGGAAAGGTTCAGGTGGTAGTTCCTTTTTTAAGAGAAGTATTAAGGCATCTTGGTGCTTATTTTTTAATGGTCTATTACTCCCTTTCCGGAATTGTCGGTTTAAAAAGGGAAGAGGTTTTGAGGCAGCTGGAATTTTTTGCTATAAGCTCCCTCTTCATCGTCGCTCTTGCTGCTTCTTTCACTGGAATGGTTACCAGTGTTCAGAGTGCCTACCAGATAAGAGGACTTTTGCCCCTCGATCTGCTTGGAGCGGGTGTAGGGAAAATGGTTACCATTGAGCTTGGGCCAGTTCTTACCGCTTTGATACTTGCGGGTAGAGCCGGGGCTGCCATCGCTTCTGAAATTGCAACGATGAATGTCACGGACCAGCTTGNNNNNNNNNNTGGAAGTCATGGGTATTGACCCCTACAAGTATTTGATTCTACCCAGAGTCGTTGCTGGTACTCTGGTTACGCCACTCCTTGTGGCTTTTTCAGATTTTATGGCGATATTAAGCTCTGCAGTTGTTTC
The sequence above is a segment of the bacterium genome. Coding sequences within it:
- a CDS encoding ABC transporter permease, whose protein sequence is MVVPFLREVLRHLGAYFLMVYYSLSGIVGLKREEVLRQLEFFAISSLFIVALAASFTGMVTSVQSAYQIRGLLPLDLLGAGVGKMVTIELGPVLTALILAGRAGAAIASEIATMNVTDQL